A single region of the Undibacterium piscinae genome encodes:
- a CDS encoding c-type cytochrome, translating into MIAVPMISGLLAKARALCTERIAKSVISAGLCAPLFAYAQAQAVPDTLEQRLKACTSCHGKDGRAASDGYYPRIAGKPQGYLYNQLKNFRDGKRSYPLMSYMVGHLSDAYLNEIAAYFSAQHPPYSAPQASDATPAMLERGRVLVQQGDKLQKLPACVSCHGEKMTGVAPFIPGLLGLPRDYLVAQLGAWQTGSRHAAAPDCMQQIALKLQPQDIGAVSAWLAVQHTPAYVAPVSAAQLPHFKLPLSCGSVPE; encoded by the coding sequence ATGATCGCTGTGCCCATGATTTCAGGCCTGCTTGCCAAGGCGAGAGCCCTTTGCACTGAACGTATCGCTAAGAGCGTGATATCGGCTGGCTTGTGTGCTCCCTTATTCGCTTACGCGCAAGCACAAGCAGTGCCGGACACGTTGGAGCAAAGGCTAAAAGCTTGCACCTCTTGCCACGGCAAAGACGGCAGGGCCGCCAGTGATGGCTATTACCCGCGTATTGCCGGTAAGCCGCAAGGCTATCTGTACAATCAGCTGAAAAATTTCCGCGATGGCAAGCGCAGCTATCCGCTGATGAGTTACATGGTCGGGCATTTATCAGATGCCTACCTGAACGAAATCGCAGCGTATTTTTCAGCGCAACATCCACCGTATTCGGCGCCACAGGCCAGCGACGCGACGCCCGCCATGCTGGAACGCGGGCGCGTGCTGGTGCAGCAGGGCGATAAATTGCAAAAGCTACCGGCTTGCGTTTCGTGTCATGGTGAAAAAATGACCGGCGTTGCGCCGTTTATTCCCGGCTTGCTAGGCTTGCCGCGTGACTATCTGGTGGCACAATTGGGAGCCTGGCAAACCGGTAGCCGGCATGCCGCGGCACCCGACTGTATGCAACAGATTGCATTGAAATTGCAGCCACAAGACATCGGGGCGGTCTCGGCCTGGCTGGCGGTTCAACATACGCCTGCCTATGTGGCGCCCGTATCGGCGGCGCAACTGCCTCACTTCAAGTTACCGCTGTCCTGCGGCAGCGTTCCGGAGTGA
- a CDS encoding cytochrome c produces the protein MKRTFYLLILLLSLVVAGVGAYGYFLSDQPTDPLVAQQALTPAQAGERLAHGAYLARAGNCMGCHTARGAEPYAGGRVIESEFGNFISPNITADVQYGIGGWSADDFWSALHNGKSKDGRLLYPAFPFANYTQITRNDSDALFAYFRTITAVTKQNQPHDLRFPYNQRALLAFWRALYFRPAVFQQEKQASAEWNRGAYLVNGLAHCSACHSSRNALGANGGSQDLSGGALAMINWYAPSLVDPHEAGLAQWQPAQLQALLKTGISQHAVVSGPMAEVVAGSLQYLSDTDIAAMSHYLQALPQVKVAASDMLDRALQAPQVSEQQMQQIMQQGARLYGTHCADCHGKQGAGVAAVYPALAGNRAVQMQNVANPLRIILAGGFAPATEGNPRPYGMPPFGPVLSDAEVALVLSYIRNAWGNQASAISSAEVNRYRTAPLN, from the coding sequence ATGAAACGAACTTTTTATTTGCTGATCTTGCTTCTGTCACTGGTCGTCGCGGGTGTGGGCGCTTACGGTTATTTTTTGTCTGATCAGCCAACCGATCCGCTGGTAGCGCAGCAAGCCCTGACACCAGCTCAGGCTGGTGAGCGGCTAGCCCATGGTGCCTATCTGGCGCGCGCCGGTAATTGCATGGGCTGTCACACCGCCCGCGGTGCTGAACCGTATGCCGGTGGGCGCGTGATTGAGTCTGAATTTGGCAATTTTATCTCGCCCAACATCACGGCGGATGTCCAATACGGGATAGGTGGCTGGAGTGCCGACGATTTCTGGAGTGCGCTGCATAACGGCAAATCCAAAGACGGGCGGCTGTTATATCCGGCGTTTCCTTTTGCCAATTACACGCAGATTACGCGCAACGATTCGGATGCGCTGTTTGCCTATTTCAGGACGATCACTGCGGTCACCAAACAGAATCAGCCGCATGACTTGCGCTTCCCCTACAACCAGCGTGCCCTGCTGGCGTTCTGGCGCGCCTTGTACTTTCGTCCCGCCGTGTTTCAGCAAGAAAAGCAAGCTTCGGCTGAGTGGAATCGCGGTGCCTATCTGGTCAATGGCCTGGCCCATTGCAGCGCCTGTCACAGTAGCCGCAATGCCCTCGGCGCCAATGGCGGTAGCCAGGATTTATCCGGCGGCGCACTAGCGATGATCAACTGGTATGCGCCTTCACTGGTCGATCCGCACGAGGCCGGTCTGGCGCAATGGCAACCGGCACAATTACAGGCCTTGCTGAAAACCGGCATCTCGCAGCATGCCGTGGTGTCGGGGCCGATGGCCGAAGTGGTTGCCGGTAGCCTGCAATATTTATCCGATACCGATATTGCCGCCATGAGCCATTATCTGCAAGCGCTGCCTCAGGTAAAAGTAGCGGCTAGCGATATGCTAGATCGCGCATTGCAAGCACCGCAAGTAAGCGAACAGCAAATGCAACAAATCATGCAGCAGGGCGCACGTTTATACGGGACTCATTGTGCCGATTGCCATGGTAAGCAAGGTGCGGGAGTGGCCGCGGTCTACCCCGCACTGGCGGGTAATCGTGCGGTGCAGATGCAAAATGTCGCCAATCCCTTGCGTATCATACTGGCTGGTGGATTTGCCCCGGCGACCGAGGGTAATCCGCGGCCCTATGGAATGCCGCCGTTCGGCCCGGTTTTGTCTGACGCAGAAGTCGCGCTGGTATTGTCGTACATCCGCAATGCCTGGGGTAATCAGGCTAGCGCCATTAGCTCAGCGGAAGTCAACCGTTACCGGACTGCACCTTTGAATTGA